One window of the Novosphingobium aureum genome contains the following:
- a CDS encoding RES family NAD+ phosphorylase, with amino-acid sequence MTYPLVPLNAQLWRMLTIRFQRDPLSGEGARRFGGRWNANGTPALYLACDPATAVAEFYQGLAKPGTLAPYRLEAQRIADLTDGAGGPCDALVEHACQASWKAIAARGRAAEGERPMREPPSWTLARSLHEAGAQGALVPSVQNRKGTCLVLWHWRTGEDTGDNAALLSLIDPEGALGTV; translated from the coding sequence ATGACCTATCCGCTCGTACCGCTCAACGCGCAGCTCTGGCGCATGCTGACGATCCGCTTCCAGCGCGATCCGCTCTCGGGGGAGGGTGCGCGCCGGTTCGGTGGACGTTGGAACGCCAACGGAACCCCGGCGCTCTACCTCGCCTGCGATCCCGCAACGGCCGTCGCCGAATTCTATCAGGGGCTGGCCAAGCCGGGCACGCTCGCACCTTACCGCCTTGAAGCGCAACGGATCGCCGATCTCACCGACGGGGCAGGGGGGCCGTGCGATGCCCTGGTCGAGCATGCCTGTCAGGCCAGCTGGAAGGCGATCGCGGCACGCGGCAGGGCAGCGGAGGGCGAGCGCCCCATGCGCGAGCCACCGAGCTGGACGCTTGCCCGTAGCCTGCACGAGGCAGGTGCCCAGGGCGCGCTCGTCCCTTCGGTGCAGAACCGCAAGGGAACCTGCCTGGTCCTGTGGCACTGGCGCACAGGCGAAGACACCGGGGACAATGCCGCGCTGCTCAGCCTGATCGATCCCGAAGGGGCCCTCGGCACAGTATGA
- a CDS encoding AAA family ATPase — MHSEVKRLAEMAQAGERMIERLRKQAFLPDSRKGLNIRFGIAEAAQLLGCSTNRIRMAEDDGRLPPPPPTENGRRPGYSIEALLNMREVLGASPARKPLDRPAMIAVQNFKGGVGKSTVTTHLAHYFAIQGYRVLVVDCDSQATTTTLFGFNPHFNITREQTLYPYLSIDPTQTDLLYAVQKTPWPNVDLIPSNLELFDVEYELAASGADGGSVLASRFRKLKQGLLDLARDYDVVILDPPPALGTISLAVMQAASSLIVPLAATTPDFCSTVQFLSMMDQVTGQLAQAGLSVDYDFVRLLCSKFDSNDPSHAMVRQIMEQTFGPALLPVSILESAEISHAALRMMTIYELERPIGSARTHKRCRANLDEAMGQIEALVRKDWGIASPASAEAVVNG; from the coding sequence ATGCATTCAGAAGTCAAACGGCTTGCCGAAATGGCGCAAGCGGGCGAGCGCATGATCGAGCGTCTGCGCAAGCAGGCCTTCCTTCCCGACAGCCGCAAGGGCCTCAATATCCGCTTCGGCATCGCCGAGGCCGCGCAACTGCTCGGCTGCTCGACCAACCGCATCCGCATGGCCGAGGACGACGGCCGCCTGCCCCCTCCCCCGCCGACCGAAAACGGCCGCCGTCCGGGCTATTCGATCGAGGCGCTGCTCAACATGCGCGAAGTGCTCGGCGCCTCGCCCGCACGCAAGCCGCTCGACCGCCCGGCGATGATCGCGGTGCAGAATTTCAAGGGCGGCGTCGGCAAGTCGACCGTCACCACGCATCTCGCGCATTACTTCGCGATCCAGGGCTACCGCGTGCTCGTGGTCGACTGCGACAGCCAGGCGACGACCACCACGCTCTTCGGCTTCAACCCGCACTTCAACATCACGCGCGAACAGACGCTCTACCCCTACCTCTCGATCGACCCGACCCAGACCGACCTGCTCTACGCGGTGCAGAAGACGCCCTGGCCCAATGTCGACCTGATCCCCTCGAACCTCGAACTGTTCGACGTCGAGTACGAGCTGGCGGCAAGCGGCGCGGACGGTGGCTCGGTGCTTGCCTCGCGCTTTCGCAAGCTCAAGCAGGGCCTGCTCGACCTCGCGCGAGACTACGACGTGGTGATCCTCGATCCGCCGCCAGCACTGGGCACGATCAGTCTTGCCGTCATGCAGGCGGCCAGCTCGCTGATCGTCCCGCTGGCCGCGACCACGCCCGATTTCTGCTCGACCGTGCAGTTCCTCTCGATGATGGACCAGGTCACCGGCCAGCTCGCGCAGGCGGGGCTGAGCGTCGACTATGACTTCGTGCGCCTGCTGTGTTCGAAGTTCGATTCCAACGATCCCAGCCACGCGATGGTGCGCCAGATCATGGAGCAGACCTTCGGCCCTGCCCTGCTACCGGTCTCGATCCTCGAGAGCGCGGAGATCAGCCACGCGGCGCTGCGCATGATGACGATCTACGAGCTCGAGCGTCCGATCGGCTCGGCCCGTACCCACAAGCGCTGCCGCGCCAATCTCGACGAGGCGATGGGCCAGATCGAAGCGCTGGTGCGCAAGGACTGGGGCATCGCCAGCCCGGCCAGCGCCGAGGCGGTGGTCAATGGCTGA
- a CDS encoding family 1 glycosylhydrolase: protein MPINRRTALAGGLSTLGALGTLHPGLALARNAQAKSQHFPAGFAWGAATAAYQVEGNNLNSDTWALEHAQPTTFAEPSGDAANSFELWPRDLDLVRSLGFNTYRFSLEWARIEPARGQFSQAMLDHYKAMVEGCHERGLTPVVTFNHFTTPIWFAANGGWSSAEAVDLFANFCERAARHLADGLSSVTTLNEPNLVGMLEVALPGGRGAKLIGPDKAMSEAVARKLGAALFLAGNPIYVPDRHVVQANLIAGHKAGRAAIKAVRSDLKVGVSLAINDDQAVPGGEALRDSMRAQLYDPWLEAAREDDFLGVQNYYRAVWGPEGKLANPSDAIVNSSGSEIYAASLAGAVRYAHSRCPLPVTGYLHWSLLDNYEWFHGYAPKYGLCSVDRTSFARHPKPSAHVLGRIAANNAL, encoded by the coding sequence ATGCCCATCAATCGTCGTACCGCCCTGGCCGGGGGACTTTCCACGCTGGGCGCACTTGGCACGCTTCACCCGGGCCTTGCGCTTGCCCGGAATGCACAAGCGAAATCGCAGCATTTTCCTGCGGGTTTCGCCTGGGGTGCGGCCACAGCAGCCTATCAGGTCGAGGGAAACAACCTCAATTCCGATACCTGGGCGCTGGAGCATGCCCAGCCCACGACATTCGCGGAACCTTCGGGCGATGCCGCGAACAGCTTCGAATTGTGGCCGCGTGATCTCGACCTCGTGCGCTCGCTGGGCTTCAATACCTATCGCTTCAGCCTCGAATGGGCGCGGATCGAGCCTGCACGCGGCCAGTTCTCGCAGGCCATGCTCGATCACTACAAGGCCATGGTCGAGGGATGCCACGAGCGCGGGTTGACCCCCGTCGTCACCTTCAATCACTTCACCACGCCGATCTGGTTCGCGGCCAATGGCGGTTGGTCGAGCGCCGAAGCGGTCGATCTGTTCGCCAACTTCTGCGAGCGGGCAGCACGCCACCTTGCCGACGGGCTGTCGAGCGTGACCACGCTCAACGAGCCCAACCTCGTGGGCATGCTCGAAGTCGCGCTTCCCGGCGGGCGCGGGGCCAAGCTGATCGGGCCGGACAAGGCGATGTCCGAGGCGGTGGCGCGCAAGCTGGGTGCCGCGCTGTTCCTCGCGGGCAACCCGATCTACGTGCCCGACCGCCATGTCGTGCAGGCCAATCTCATCGCCGGCCACAAGGCCGGGCGCGCGGCGATCAAGGCCGTGCGCTCGGACCTGAAGGTAGGCGTGAGCCTTGCGATCAACGACGATCAGGCAGTACCCGGCGGTGAAGCCTTGCGCGATTCGATGCGCGCGCAGCTCTACGACCCCTGGCTCGAGGCTGCGCGCGAGGACGACTTCCTCGGGGTGCAGAACTATTATCGGGCGGTCTGGGGGCCCGAGGGCAAGCTTGCCAACCCTTCCGATGCCATCGTCAATTCAAGCGGCTCTGAGATCTACGCTGCCTCGCTGGCAGGCGCGGTGCGTTATGCCCACTCGCGCTGCCCGCTGCCGGTCACCGGCTACCTGCACTGGTCGCTGCTCGACAATTACGAGTGGTTTCACGGATATGCGCCGAAATACGGGCTGTGCAGCGTCGATCGCACGAGCTTCGCGCGTCACCCCAAGCCCAGTGCGCACGTGTTGGGACGGATTGCCGCCAACAACGCCTTGTGA
- a CDS encoding replication initiator protein A, giving the protein MTRNRKATETEQFDLFLPYVANLPMRDQREMMERPFFSLAKSKRVKPIDYTSPDGQVHVHVSASPEYGMATIWDADILIYCASVLADMQRRGLNDVPRKLHLMPYDLLRAIGRPTTGRAYELLGQALDRLVATTIKTNIRAENRREATFSWLDGWTQLVDEKTERSRGMTIELSNWFWEGVMMKGGVLAIDRAYFNITGGRERWLYRVARKHAGGAGETGFAITMPVLFEKSGAEGQYRRFKFEMLKLAEKNELPGYALAVETAKDGEAMLRMTRVDGKGGAESALPSPASKPTPLAETKANVPTARAKVSSRKPAPETVAPSPAQTVKAPSPEAGTAPLEVFDAAKLIRSTLAGLSDNATRGFMADETIDLLRRECPGWDLHALHAEFERWVNADPQRMPANWQRAFTGWVRRHHERNKHQLR; this is encoded by the coding sequence ATGACACGTAACCGCAAGGCGACGGAGACCGAACAGTTCGACCTGTTCCTCCCCTATGTCGCCAACCTTCCCATGCGCGACCAGCGCGAGATGATGGAGCGCCCCTTTTTCAGCCTCGCGAAGTCCAAGCGCGTCAAGCCGATCGACTACACCAGCCCCGACGGCCAGGTGCACGTTCACGTCTCGGCTAGCCCCGAATACGGGATGGCGACGATCTGGGACGCGGACATCCTGATATACTGCGCGAGCGTGCTGGCCGACATGCAGCGGCGCGGTCTCAACGACGTACCGCGCAAGCTCCATCTCATGCCCTACGACCTGCTCCGCGCAATCGGGCGTCCGACTACGGGCCGCGCCTACGAACTGCTCGGACAGGCGCTCGACCGTCTCGTCGCGACCACGATCAAGACCAACATCCGTGCCGAGAACCGGCGTGAGGCCACCTTCTCGTGGCTCGATGGCTGGACCCAGCTGGTCGACGAGAAGACCGAACGTTCACGCGGCATGACCATCGAGCTGTCGAACTGGTTCTGGGAAGGCGTGATGATGAAGGGCGGCGTGCTCGCGATCGACCGCGCCTATTTCAACATCACCGGCGGGCGCGAACGCTGGCTCTACCGTGTCGCGCGCAAACACGCCGGCGGCGCCGGCGAAACCGGCTTCGCCATCACGATGCCGGTCCTGTTCGAGAAGTCGGGTGCCGAAGGGCAATACCGCCGCTTCAAGTTCGAGATGCTCAAGCTCGCCGAGAAGAACGAGCTGCCCGGTTATGCGCTGGCGGTTGAGACCGCGAAGGACGGCGAGGCGATGCTGCGCATGACCCGCGTCGACGGAAAGGGTGGCGCCGAGAGCGCCCTGCCCTCCCCCGCAAGCAAGCCTACCCCGCTTGCCGAAACCAAAGCCAACGTGCCCACTGCCCGCGCAAAAGTTTCCTCGAGGAAACCTGCCCCCGAGACGGTCGCCCCCTCACCTGCGCAAACGGTAAAGGCCCCCTCCCCCGAAGCCGGTACGGCGCCGCTGGAGGTATTCGATGCAGCAAAGCTGATCCGTTCAACCCTCGCAGGTCTTTCCGACAATGCCACGCGCGGGTTCATGGCCGACGAGACGATCGATCTCCTGCGCCGCGAATGTCCAGGCTGGGACCTGCATGCGCTGCACGCCGAGTTCGAACGCTGGGTCAATGCCGATCCGCAGCGCATGCCCGCAAACTGGCAGCGCGCCTTCACGGGCTGGGTCCGGCGCCATCATGAGCGCAACAAGCACCAGCTTCGCTGA
- a CDS encoding FAD-dependent oxidoreductase, with translation MKKCEVLVVGAGPVGTTCASRLAAMGLDVMIIEAEATSTHDLRATTIHASTLEMLHEIDAANPLIEIGLKAPVYQMRDRRSGEHLAFDLSELADFTQFPYRLQCEQYNMAKLLSDRLAALPNVDLRYNCRFVSAHENGGGVVATLEHNGETIEVEAQFVVGADGSRSAVRKQIGTGFDGFTYEEKFVSMSTAFPIDSVITDLAYVNYISDPEEWLVLLKVPSVWRVLVPADGNLSDEELISDANRDAVFSRIVGHGDVETTHRTIYRVHQRVAQQFVQGRMMIIGDAAHLNNPLGGFGMNSGIHDGWNLADKLWKILRKNGGPDQLALFERQRQAVTRSVIQAQTIENMESMGMSDAAVIEAKRARMRKVHEDPALRREFLLRQSLFASLEQEKEVA, from the coding sequence ATGAAGAAATGTGAAGTTCTCGTCGTCGGTGCGGGACCGGTCGGAACGACTTGTGCCTCGCGACTGGCAGCCATGGGCCTCGATGTCATGATCATCGAGGCGGAAGCCACCAGCACGCATGACCTGCGTGCCACGACGATCCATGCCTCCACGCTGGAAATGCTGCACGAGATCGATGCAGCAAATCCGCTGATCGAGATCGGTCTCAAGGCCCCGGTCTACCAGATGCGCGACCGGCGCAGCGGCGAACATCTCGCCTTCGACCTGTCCGAACTGGCCGATTTCACGCAGTTTCCCTATCGCCTGCAGTGCGAGCAGTACAACATGGCGAAGCTGCTCAGCGACCGGCTCGCCGCCCTGCCCAACGTCGACTTGCGCTACAACTGCCGCTTCGTCTCGGCCCACGAGAACGGCGGCGGCGTCGTCGCGACGCTCGAGCACAATGGCGAAACGATCGAGGTCGAGGCGCAGTTCGTGGTCGGCGCCGACGGATCGCGTTCGGCGGTGCGCAAGCAGATCGGCACCGGCTTCGACGGCTTCACCTACGAGGAGAAGTTCGTGTCGATGTCGACCGCCTTCCCCATCGATTCGGTGATCACCGACCTCGCCTACGTCAATTACATCTCGGATCCCGAAGAGTGGCTGGTGCTGCTCAAGGTGCCGAGCGTGTGGCGCGTGCTGGTCCCCGCTGACGGCAATCTCAGCGACGAGGAGCTGATCAGCGATGCCAACCGCGACGCTGTCTTCTCGCGCATTGTCGGTCACGGCGATGTCGAGACGACGCACCGCACCATCTATCGCGTGCACCAGCGTGTTGCGCAGCAATTCGTGCAGGGCCGCATGATGATCATCGGCGATGCAGCGCACCTCAACAACCCGCTCGGCGGCTTCGGGATGAACTCGGGGATCCACGATGGCTGGAACCTTGCCGACAAGCTCTGGAAGATCCTGCGCAAGAACGGCGGGCCCGACCAGCTCGCCCTGTTCGAGCGCCAGCGCCAGGCGGTGACCCGTTCGGTCATCCAGGCCCAGACCATCGAGAACATGGAAAGCATGGGCATGAGCGACGCTGCGGTAATCGAGGCCAAGCGCGCCAGGATGCGCAAGGTCCACGAGGATCCCGCGCTGCGCCGTGAATTCCTGCTGCGTCAGTCGCTCTTCGCGAGCCTGGAGCAGGAAAAAGAGGTGGCCTGA
- a CDS encoding ParB/RepB/Spo0J family partition protein, producing MARKQSEYLASLLAEEEATQDSSSTPPAPARAPEPAARVEPAAQAPEPAPSPSPASAPPPASTRSAATSRAGLSLLGRENALARVASGEVRQVTQLLLDPARVRVWEGNARNQARLSEESCRDLIDSIVAEGGQKVPAVVRHIADDPAYDYELVAGTRRHFAISWLRAHSYPDMKLLAQVAELDDEAAFRLADIENRARKDITDIERARNYAEALPIHYGGKAVRMAERLKLSKGWLSKMLKAATIPDDVLVAFADQGELTLNPAYRLAGALDDKVHARAIRREARAIVGDNAKALATGRPPLSGATTLKRLLAASDELDEGAGSSKKPVRFEVGGSHGRAILAVKDVSRQGVTIHLPMASGANDEELTEALRQALETLRSNGISVT from the coding sequence ATGGCCCGCAAGCAGTCCGAATATCTCGCCAGCCTGCTCGCCGAAGAGGAAGCGACGCAGGACAGCTCCTCGACGCCGCCTGCCCCGGCGCGCGCGCCCGAGCCCGCGGCGCGCGTCGAACCCGCGGCACAGGCTCCCGAGCCAGCCCCCTCCCCTAGCCCCGCATCAGCGCCGCCTCCGGCCTCCACCCGCAGCGCCGCGACCTCGCGCGCCGGTCTTTCGTTGCTGGGCCGCGAGAATGCCCTCGCCCGCGTCGCATCGGGAGAAGTCAGGCAAGTCACCCAGCTTCTGCTCGATCCCGCCCGTGTCAGGGTATGGGAAGGCAATGCACGCAACCAGGCACGGCTGAGCGAGGAGAGTTGCCGCGACCTGATCGATTCGATCGTTGCCGAAGGCGGCCAGAAGGTCCCCGCGGTGGTCCGGCACATAGCCGACGATCCCGCATACGACTACGAACTCGTCGCGGGCACCCGTCGCCATTTCGCGATCTCCTGGCTGCGCGCGCATTCCTATCCGGACATGAAGCTCCTCGCGCAGGTTGCCGAACTCGACGACGAGGCCGCATTCCGGCTTGCCGACATCGAGAATCGCGCGCGCAAGGACATCACCGACATCGAGCGCGCCCGCAACTATGCCGAGGCACTGCCGATCCATTACGGAGGCAAGGCCGTGCGCATGGCCGAGCGGCTCAAGCTCTCCAAGGGCTGGCTATCCAAGATGCTCAAGGCCGCCACCATCCCCGACGACGTGCTCGTCGCCTTCGCGGACCAGGGCGAACTCACGCTCAATCCCGCCTATCGTCTCGCGGGCGCGCTCGACGACAAGGTTCATGCCAGGGCCATCCGCAGGGAAGCGCGCGCGATTGTCGGCGACAATGCCAAGGCGCTCGCCACGGGTCGCCCTCCCCTCTCCGGCGCGACGACGCTCAAGCGGCTGCTTGCCGCGAGTGACGAACTGGACGAGGGCGCGGGTTCGAGCAAGAAGCCGGTGCGCTTCGAAGTCGGGGGAAGCCATGGGCGCGCGATCCTCGCGGTCAAGGACGTCTCGCGGCAGGGCGTCACGATCCACCTGCCGATGGCGAGCGGTGCGAACGACGAGGAACTGACCGAGGCCCTGCGCCAAGCGCTCGAGACCTTGCGCAGCAACGGCATCTCGGTGACCTGA
- a CDS encoding helix-turn-helix domain-containing protein, with amino-acid sequence MAADKTATGQNMAEAQAARRDGGDQDKDIIRSLSRSIHVLQAINRKGAMGLAEIARAADLPMPTVYRIINTLMREGLIERDGPRQKLYRPTALIQTLACGFQNHDRLVNAARPSMSRFTHEHHWPLSIVTRVGDKMVVRFHTSNQTTLTFNNYYPGWQVPLLASASGQAFVAFTDEQTRTMLIESAANLEDAQQTFMLEHFRSGEATATIRERGYAAVAKSWYSANPGKTSSVAVPIFDGEELIGALAIVFFASGLSLEQAIAQYLAPVQAVSAQISADLARMPPQSY; translated from the coding sequence ATGGCGGCAGACAAGACAGCAACGGGGCAGAACATGGCAGAAGCGCAGGCCGCAAGAAGAGACGGAGGCGATCAGGACAAGGACATTATCCGCTCTCTCTCACGCTCGATCCACGTGCTTCAGGCCATCAATCGCAAGGGCGCGATGGGGCTCGCCGAGATCGCGCGGGCAGCGGACTTGCCGATGCCTACGGTCTACCGGATCATCAACACGCTGATGCGTGAAGGGCTGATCGAACGCGACGGGCCGCGCCAGAAGCTCTACCGCCCCACCGCGCTGATCCAGACGCTGGCCTGCGGCTTCCAGAACCACGATCGGCTCGTCAACGCGGCGCGCCCGAGCATGTCGCGTTTCACCCACGAACATCACTGGCCGCTTTCGATCGTCACCCGCGTCGGCGACAAGATGGTGGTGCGCTTCCACACCTCCAACCAGACCACGCTGACCTTCAACAACTACTACCCCGGTTGGCAGGTGCCCTTGCTCGCCTCTGCCTCCGGGCAGGCCTTCGTCGCCTTCACCGACGAACAGACCCGCACGATGCTGATCGAGAGCGCTGCCAATCTCGAGGATGCGCAACAGACCTTCATGCTCGAGCATTTCCGCAGCGGCGAGGCGACGGCCACGATTCGCGAGCGCGGTTATGCTGCGGTCGCGAAATCGTGGTATTCGGCAAACCCGGGCAAGACCTCCTCGGTCGCCGTGCCGATCTTCGACGGCGAGGAACTGATCGGCGCGCTCGCCATCGTCTTTTTCGCCAGCGGGCTCTCGCTGGAGCAGGCAATCGCGCAATACCTGGCGCCCGTTCAGGCCGTCTCGGCCCAGATCAGCGCCGATCTCGCGCGGATGCCACCGCAGTCCTATTGA
- a CDS encoding glycoside hydrolase family 3 protein — protein sequence MIAHALRHRRKGRALLGAVAALGLMGAGQGAPAESEQPTITAREKGVLTRDALHFHDLSGDGKLQPYEDWRLSPEARAKDLVARMTLREKAGLMMHGTPPTADGSFRGNWDVEGMRQAIERDQIRFFIHRMSGDIREMAELTNAAQEIAEASRLGVPLVFSSDTRNTLREVLGVSVAPKGFTRWPEALGLGAIGDADLVRKLSQVAAREYKAIGIRMALSPQADLFTEPRWFRGNATFGDRPEQVAPLVKAFVEGYQGSSQGLQRGGVATVVKHWGGYGAQVDGLDSHNPYGKYMAITEASWRNHLSAFEGAFSVRTAAVMPTYSLPTPGMTIAGKPVEPVAVGFNKQMLDDTLRGEYRFDGFVMSDWLITADCPRECREGTFEIDKLGMPWGVEALSVAERFAKGIAAGEDQFGGVMDTDVIVGLVESGKVTQSRIDLSARRIAKVMFELGLFENAYVDAAASPAQVGTPEALALGLEAQHRSVVLLENTGALLPLDPARHRKAWLVGIDAEAARAAGFEPVAEPRDADIALVRAETPFTSHPGYFFGSSAHEGALTMGPGTEGYDAVARARAAGVPVVLDVYLDRPAVLTEVRPMVAAMTGNYGITDQAFLDIVTGKASPQGRLPIELPSSDAAVEAQRADLPSDSADPLYPAGFGLRFPAKESIRDSR from the coding sequence ATGATCGCGCATGCACTGCGACATCGCCGCAAGGGCAGGGCGCTGCTCGGTGCCGTGGCAGCGCTGGGACTGATGGGGGCAGGGCAGGGTGCTCCCGCAGAGAGCGAGCAGCCCACGATCACCGCGCGCGAGAAGGGCGTGCTGACGCGCGACGCGCTGCACTTCCACGACCTGTCGGGCGACGGCAAGCTGCAGCCCTACGAGGACTGGCGCCTTTCGCCCGAGGCCCGCGCGAAGGACCTCGTGGCGCGCATGACCTTGCGCGAGAAGGCCGGGCTGATGATGCACGGCACCCCGCCCACCGCTGACGGAAGTTTCCGCGGCAACTGGGACGTTGAGGGGATGCGCCAGGCGATCGAGCGCGACCAGATCCGCTTCTTCATCCACCGCATGAGCGGCGACATCCGCGAGATGGCCGAGCTTACCAACGCGGCACAGGAGATCGCCGAGGCGAGCCGTCTCGGCGTGCCGCTGGTCTTCAGCAGCGACACCCGCAACACCTTGCGCGAGGTGCTCGGCGTGAGTGTCGCGCCCAAGGGCTTCACCCGCTGGCCCGAAGCGCTCGGTCTCGGCGCGATCGGGGATGCGGATCTGGTCCGCAAGCTCTCGCAGGTCGCCGCGCGCGAGTACAAGGCGATCGGCATCCGCATGGCGCTTTCGCCGCAGGCGGACCTGTTCACCGAACCGCGCTGGTTCCGCGGCAATGCCACCTTCGGCGATCGCCCGGAGCAGGTCGCACCGCTCGTCAAGGCGTTCGTCGAGGGATACCAGGGCAGTTCGCAAGGCTTGCAGCGCGGCGGCGTCGCCACCGTGGTGAAGCACTGGGGCGGCTACGGGGCGCAGGTCGACGGGCTCGACTCGCACAACCCTTACGGCAAGTACATGGCGATCACCGAGGCCAGCTGGCGCAATCACCTCTCCGCCTTCGAGGGGGCCTTTTCGGTGCGCACCGCAGCGGTGATGCCGACCTATTCCCTGCCCACGCCCGGCATGACCATCGCGGGCAAGCCGGTCGAGCCGGTGGCGGTGGGCTTCAACAAGCAGATGCTCGATGACACGCTGCGCGGTGAATACCGCTTCGACGGCTTCGTCATGAGCGACTGGCTGATCACCGCCGACTGCCCGCGAGAATGCCGCGAGGGGACCTTCGAGATCGACAAGCTGGGCATGCCCTGGGGCGTCGAGGCGCTGAGCGTCGCAGAGCGCTTCGCCAAGGGCATTGCCGCTGGCGAGGACCAGTTCGGCGGGGTAATGGACACCGATGTGATCGTCGGCCTCGTCGAGAGCGGCAAGGTGACGCAGAGCCGCATCGACCTTTCCGCAAGGCGCATAGCCAAGGTCATGTTCGAGCTCGGCCTTTTCGAGAACGCCTATGTCGATGCCGCCGCATCCCCGGCGCAGGTCGGCACGCCCGAGGCGCTGGCGCTGGGCCTCGAGGCGCAACATCGCTCGGTGGTGCTGCTCGAGAACACAGGCGCGCTCCTGCCGCTCGATCCTGCTCGCCACCGCAAGGCCTGGCTGGTGGGGATCGACGCTGAAGCGGCGCGTGCGGCCGGTTTCGAGCCGGTTGCCGAACCGCGTGATGCGGACATTGCGCTGGTGCGGGCCGAGACGCCTTTCACCAGCCATCCGGGCTACTTCTTCGGTTCCTCCGCGCACGAAGGTGCGCTGACCATGGGGCCGGGCACCGAGGGCTACGATGCTGTCGCGCGTGCCCGTGCGGCGGGCGTTCCGGTGGTGCTCGACGTCTATCTCGACCGGCCTGCGGTGCTCACCGAAGTCAGGCCGATGGTCGCGGCGATGACCGGCAACTACGGGATTACCGACCAGGCCTTCCTCGACATCGTCACCGGCAAGGCTTCGCCGCAAGGCCGCCTGCCAATCGAGCTTCCAAGCTCCGATGCCGCGGTCGAGGCGCAACGCGCCGACCTGCCTTCGGACAGCGCCGATCCACTTTATCCTGCAGGTTTCGGCCTGCGCTTCCCGGCGAAGGAGAGCATCCGCGACAGCCGCTAG
- a CDS encoding MFS transporter: MASAIGLGLGLSPIPPYSSGIMAKALEAEFGWGRGDILGVLMIVPVVLVVLGRYVGRIVDKVGARKVAIGSTIGLGLAQLLIALIGDTLPGLYIGWAIMAVLALGTLPMTYLRVINGWFVEARGLALGLSLACTGLSGAVFPFVLTNMIETFGWRGGYVGLGAMPLLIAVPVLLAWLHEPGEARAEAARKAAETGMEVRPALRSYRFWAIAAGSLLLAFGVSGLLPNLFPLLTDRGVSSAAASSALAALALSVTGGRILSGFLLDRLWAPIVCAILVIPAIGALFLLSNPGMTASVMVASVVTLGLVAGAEFDLVAFMTGRYFGQRHFSELYGIQYAAFGLGAGFAPAAYGALYDHFGDYEAVIHLSIALLCAAVAINFTLGRYPRSFASAGDDAAADEMALAEAAR; the protein is encoded by the coding sequence GTGGCTTCCGCGATCGGGCTGGGTCTCGGCCTCTCGCCGATCCCGCCCTACTCCTCGGGGATCATGGCCAAGGCGCTCGAAGCCGAGTTCGGTTGGGGACGTGGAGACATTCTCGGCGTACTGATGATCGTGCCGGTCGTGCTGGTGGTGCTCGGGCGCTACGTCGGGCGGATCGTCGACAAGGTCGGCGCGCGCAAGGTGGCAATCGGCTCGACCATCGGGCTGGGCCTCGCGCAGCTGCTGATCGCGCTGATCGGCGATACGCTGCCCGGGCTCTACATTGGCTGGGCGATCATGGCGGTGCTCGCGCTGGGTACGCTGCCGATGACCTATCTTCGGGTCATCAACGGGTGGTTCGTCGAGGCGCGCGGCCTCGCACTGGGTCTCTCGCTCGCCTGCACCGGGCTTTCGGGCGCGGTCTTCCCCTTCGTGCTGACCAACATGATCGAGACCTTCGGATGGCGCGGGGGTTATGTCGGCCTCGGTGCGATGCCGCTGCTGATCGCGGTGCCGGTGCTTCTCGCATGGCTGCACGAGCCGGGCGAAGCGCGAGCAGAGGCTGCGCGAAAGGCGGCCGAAACCGGAATGGAAGTGCGCCCGGCGCTGCGTTCCTATCGCTTCTGGGCGATTGCGGCAGGCTCGCTCCTTCTCGCTTTCGGCGTTTCCGGCCTGCTGCCCAACCTGTTCCCGCTGCTCACCGACCGCGGCGTCTCGAGCGCGGCCGCCTCTTCGGCGCTCGCCGCGCTGGCGCTGAGCGTGACCGGGGGGCGCATCCTCTCCGGCTTCCTGCTCGACCGGCTGTGGGCGCCCATCGTCTGCGCCATCCTCGTCATCCCCGCGATCGGCGCGCTGTTCCTGCTTTCGAACCCGGGCATGACCGCATCGGTGATGGTCGCCAGCGTCGTGACCTTGGGCCTCGTCGCGGGCGCGGAGTTCGATCTCGTCGCCTTCATGACCGGGCGCTATTTCGGGCAGCGTCACTTCAGCGAGCTCTACGGCATCCAGTATGCCGCCTTTGGCCTCGGGGCAGGCTTCGCCCCGGCGGCCTATGGCGCGCTCTACGATCATTTCGGCGACTACGAGGCAGTGATCCACCTTTCGATCGCGCTGCTCTGTGCGGCGGTGGCGATCAACTTCACCCTCGGGCGCTACCCGCGCAGCTTTGCCAGTGCGGGCGATGATGCGGCGGCGGACGAAATGGCTCTGGCGGAGGCAGCACGATGA